The following are encoded in a window of Dictyostelium discoideum AX4 chromosome 6 chromosome, whole genome shotgun sequence genomic DNA:
- the osbL gene encoding oxysterol binding family protein, member 12, with amino-acid sequence MSTETETHLGESKRVILSSLIKQLSPNKEIKHMVLPCFLLQPRSTLESFTDMFTYIDELYKINEIDDEGERFLQFVKFYLTGWHTRPKGICKPFNPVIGEEFECFWSNNKNEDLPHIDELIEDNNSDVGVFKAEQISHHPPLSAYVFYNKFQKILVNGNICPSYVKFMGNSAESHLQGILEFNFFKWNECFECTLPTVGVKGIILGKLSPFTCGDIEIKSKNSKYSCKLEFLFKGLFGSSKNINGIKGTILYDNKPIYKVRGNWDKQIFIKKINEIAGTHGGSSSGSHTNSTERCLMDVSLLKNSKEKYTKPIEQQPPNSSYHLWELVTKNINNNNDKETAEEKAKIEEKQRKEESERREKGILWEPKEFHFKENPNNEYKTTFYYNDIPKLFDNLQSKPIQ; translated from the exons atgtcaaCAGAAACAGAAACTCATTTAGGGGAATCCAAAAGAgtaatattatcatctttaattaaacaattatcacCAAACAAAGAGATTAAACATATGGTATTACCATGTTTTCTTTTACAACCACGTAGTACTTTAGAATCATTTACTGATATGTTTACATATATTGATGAATTATATAA aataaatgaaattgatgatgaaggtgaaagatttttacaatttgttaaattttatttaacagGTTGGCACACAAGACCAAAAGGAATTTGTAAACCATTTAATCCAG tTATTGGTGAAGAATTTGAATGTTTTTggtcaaataataaaaatgaagattTACCACATATagatgaattaattgaagataataatagtgatgtTGGAGTATTTAAAGCCGAACAAATATCACATCATCCACCACTTTCAGCATatgtattttataataaatttcaaaagatattAGTCAATGGTAACATTTGTCCATCTTATGTAAAGTTTATGGGAAATTCAGCAGAATCACATCTACAGGGTATTTTAGagtttaatttctttaaatggaATGAATGTTTTGAATGTACATTACCAACCGTTGGTGTTAAAGGTATAATTTTAGGTAAACTATCACCCTTCACTTGTGGTGATATTgaaatcaaatcaaagaaTAGTAAATACTCTTGTAAATTAGAATTCCTCTTTAAAGGTTTATTTGGTAGtagtaaaaatataaatggtATCAAAGGTACAATACTCTAtgataataaaccaatttatAAAGTTCGTGGTAATTGGGATAAacaaattttcattaaaaaaattaatgaaattgctGGTACTCacggtggtagtagtagtggtagtcaTACCAATTCAACTGAAAGATGTTTAATGGATGttagtttattaaaaaattcaaaagaaaaatatacaaaaccaattgaacaacaaccaccaaatAGTTCATATCA tttatgGGAATTAGTTACAaagaatattaataataataatgataaagaaaCAGCAGAAGAGAAAGCAAAGATTgaagaaaaacaaagaaaagaaGAATCTGAAAGACGTGAAAAAGGTATTCTATGGGAACCAAaagaatttcattttaaagaaaatccaaataatgaatataaaaCTACTTTCTATTATAATGATATtccaaaattatttgataatttacaatcaaaaccaatacaataa
- the prmt1 gene encoding protein arginine methyltransferase, whose product MTETNKNVDALEKINQMSSADYYFDSYSHFGIHEEMLKDEVRTLAYRRAIINNRKLFEGKVVLDVGCGTGILCMFAAQAGAKMVIGVDNSEMLPIAQKIITANNFDKTITLIKGKMEEVVLPVDKVDIIISEWMGYFMLYEGMLDTVLYARDKYLVPGGVILPDKASLYITAIEDQDYKEEKINYWNNVYGFDMSCIREIALKEPLVDVVQPNMIVTNDCCILTVDIMTITKDELKFRSDFKLKALRDDLIHAFVVYFDIEFSKGDKPVCFSTGPKAKYTHWKQSIMYFEDHIKIQQGEIITGTMDCAPFDKNQRDLKIKLDFNFAGELMKSSSSLEYHMR is encoded by the exons ATGACAGAAACCAATAAAAATGTTGATGCTTTAgaaaaaatcaatcaaatgtCAAGTGCTGactattattttgattcatATTCACATTTTGGTATTCAcgaa gaaatGTTAAAAGATGAAGTTAGAACATTAGCATATAGAAGagcaattattaataatagaaaattatttgaaggtAAAGTTGTACTTGATGTTGGTTGTGGTACAGGTATTTTATGTATGTTTGCAGCTCAAGCAGGTGCAAAGATGGTAATTGGTGTTGACAATTCAGAGATGTTACCAATTGCTCAAAAGATTATTACAGCCAATAATTTCGATAAAACCATCACTTTAATTAAAGGTAAAATGGAAGAAGTCGTATTACCAGTTGATAAAGTCGATATCATCATCAGTGAATGGATGGGTTATTTCATGTTATACGAAGGTATGTTAGATACTGTACTCTACGCTCGTGATAAATATTTAGTACCAGGTGGTGTAATTCTTCCAGATAAAGCAAGTTTATATATCACTGCTATTGAAGATCAAGATtataaagaagaaaaaattaatt ATTGGAATAACGTTTATGGTTTTGATATGAGTTGTATTAGAGAAATTGCACTCAAAGAACCATTAGTTGATGTTGTTCAACCAAATATGATTGTTACAAATGATTGTTGTATTTTG ACTGTTGATATTATGACAATTACAAaagatgaattaaaattcaGATCagatttcaaattaaaagCATTAAGAGACGATTTAATTCATGCATTTGTTGTATATTTTGATATTGAGTTTTCAAAAGGCGATAAACCAGTTTGTTTCTCAACTGGACCAAAAGCAAAATATACTCATTGGAAACAATCAATCATGTATTTTGAAGATCATATTAAAATTCAACAAGGTGAAATCATTACTGGTACTATGGATTGTGCTCCATTTGATAAAAATCAAAGAGatcttaaaattaaattagattTTAACTTTGCTGGTGAATTAATGAAAAGTTCTTCTTCTTTAGAATACCATATgagataa
- a CDS encoding SAP DNA-binding domain-containing protein, translating into MLRLPSNSFNKTKSFLSKKNDLYKYFNQLNSGLNNFNSINLTTTTTLTTTTTTTIAVHSKHTLFNNKIIQQQQQQQHQSYRFFSTEINSKLGVPKSAATTAATTTTTTTTNRKKSFLPKNLKEFIISSQEFKFLDKKSKIKFYNKFTNDKLKSTNQFEILKSIDENPKEQLNFFNLFLQFIVTIKEDHIHLLNGEIVTLKDCLIREIANNPNHVESYLALFYLIDQDNVTIKYYYKQQQQQQQQQQQQQQQQQQQQQQQQQQQQQQQQQQQQQQQEEGQNQLDQDSFTVEYNKIDLFEKAFSIDKDNKHILEILNQLVKISSLNFTKKDLSKLLETDNDSSSNSSNSNSSSNSNSKSSSGLLTYEKFKGIDYDSTKYREFQIISGSLGLLKNGKKQELYNRIENHLLSIKAKQDKERQEKEELGKKRIEKNQLKKERYEIEQQRKQQEMLQIQKEYQIQQQKLQQQKQQQHQQQQQKQQQPNNQIPKTSFVNHRVNYEKLREQKEIEVEKNRQAFFLKIAQEREQQKLERMQKKIEKHLVKQQKRIEELAEKEEQQIVEEKMHLGHLQSQEEKLLLHTEQVQVLPESSSEIQETSIFVNRRIDYEKIQTQQESNEKKNKK; encoded by the coding sequence aTGTTAAGATTACCATCAAATAGctttaataaaactaaatcatttttaagtaaaaaaaatgatttgtataaatattttaatcaaCTCAATAgtggtttaaataattttaatagtattaatcttaccaccaccaccacactcaccaccacaaccaccacaaccattGCTGTACACAGTAAACAcactttatttaataataaaataatacaacaacaacaacaacagcaacatcAATCATATAGATTTTTTTCGACTGaaataaattctaaattaGGAGTACCAAAatcagcagcaacaacagcagcaacaacaacaacaacaacaacaacaaacagaAAAAAGTCATTCTtaccaaaaaatttaaaagaatttattatatCATCACAAGAATTCAAATTTCttgataaaaaatcaaaaatcaaattttataataaatttacaaatgataaattaaaatcaactaatcaatttgaaattttaaaatcgaTTGATGAAAATCCAaaagaacaattaaatttctttaatctATTTCTACAATTTATTGTAACCATTAAAGAAGAtcatattcatttattaaatggtGAAATTGTAACATTAAAAGATTGTTTAATTAGAGAAATTGCAAATAATCCAAATCATGTTGAATCATATTTAGCATTATTCTATTTAATAGACCAAGATAATGTTACTATTAAATACTAttataaacaacaacaacaacaacaacaacaacaacaacaacaacaacaacaacaacaacaacaacaacaacaacaacaacaacaacaacaacaacaacaacaacaacaacaacaacaacaacaagaagaaggACAAAACCAACTTGATCAAGATAGCTTCACAGTggaatataataaaattgatttatttgaaaaggcgttttcaattgataaagataataaacaTATATTAGAAATACTAAATCAACTTGTAAAAATTAGTAGCCtcaattttacaaaaaaagatctatcaaaattattagaaactGATAAcgatagtagtagtaatagtagtaatagtaatagtagtagtaatagtaatagtaaaagTAGTAGTGGTTTATTAACATATGAAAAGTTTAAAGGTATTGATTATGATTCAACAAAATACAGagaatttcaaattatttcaGGTTCATtaggtttattaaaaaatggaaaaaaacaAGAACTTTATAACAGAAttgaaaatcatttattatcaataaaagCAAAACAAGATAAAGAACgtcaagaaaaagaagaactAGGAAAAAAGAGAATAGAAAAAAATCAACTAAAAAAAGAACGATATGAAATAGAACAACAAAGAAAACAACAAGAAATGctacaaattcaaaaagaatatcaaatacaacaacaaaaactacaacaacaaaaacaacaacaacatcaacaacaacaacaaaaacaacaacaaccaaataatcaaattccaAAAACATCTTTTGTTAATCATAGAGtaaattatgaaaaattaagagaacaaaaagaaattgagGTTGAAAAAAATAGACAAGcatttttcttaaaaatagCACAAGAAAGAGAACAACAAAAGCTTGAAAGaatgcaaaaaaaaatagaaaaacaTTTAGTGaaacaacaaaaaagaaTAGAAGAACTTGcagaaaaagaagaacaacaaaTAGTGGAGGAAAAAATGCATTTAGGACATCTACAATCACAAGAAGAAAAACTACTATTACATACTGAGCAAGTACAAGTTCTTCCAGAGTCATCAAGTGAAATTCAAGAGACTTCAATTTTCGTTAATAGAAGGATCGATTATGAAAAAATACAGACACAACAAGAaagtaatgaaaaaaaaaacaaaaaatag